cttacagtgaaatgctgaatacaacaggtgtagtagaccttacagtgaaatgctgaatacaacaggtgtagtagacctcacagtgaaatgctgaatacaacaggtgtagtagaccttacagtgaaatgctgaatacaacaggtgtagtagaccttacagtgaaatgctgaatacaacaggtgtagtagaccttacagtgaaatgctgaatacaacaggtgtagtagaccttacagtgaaatgctgaatacaacaggtgtagtagaccttacagtgaaatgccgaatacaacaggtgtagtagaccttacagtgaaatgccgaatacaacaggtgtagtagacctcacagtgaaatgctgaatacaacaggtgtagtagaccttacagtgaaatgctgaatatacagtagagaggctatatacagtagagaggctatatacagtagagaggctacatacagtagagaggctatatacaggagaggctatatacagtagaggggctatatacagtagagaggctatatacagtagaggctgtgtacagtagagagactatatacagtagagaggctatatacagtagagagactatatacagtagagaggctatatacagtagagaggctatatacagtggagaggctatatacagtagaggctatatacagtagagaggctatatacagtagagaggctatatacagtagagaggctatatacagtagagaggctatatacagtagagagactatatacagtagaggctatatacagtagtgagtctatatacagtagagaggctatatacagtagaggctatgtacagtagaggggctatatacagtagaggctatatacagtagagaggctatatacagtagtgagtctatatacagtagagaggctatatacagtagagaggctatatacagtggagaggctatatacagtagtgaggctatatacagtagagagtctatatacagtagagaggctatatacagtagagaggctatatacagtagagaggctatatacagtagaggggctatatacagtagaggctatatacagtagtgaggctctatacagtagagagtctatatacagtagagaggctatatacagtagagaggctatatacagtagagaggctatatacagtagagaggctatatacagtagagaggctatatacagtaggtgtgtaatgtttactgtctgtttatttaaCTTGCTTTGGGAATGTAAACATGTGTCCCACGCCAATAAAGGCCTTTAGAATTACATGGCTGCAGCATTGTCGGCTGTCCGTTCAACTGAGTGTTTCTGGCGCCACCTGCCGGCTGTTTGAGAGAAGACACGCTGGGATCCGACATTGCCGCTTGTCTAACTGTCATTGGATGGGATTTTGAATGATTAAGCCTGACTGGGTACATCCACTGTCAATCAAATGAAACCGGAAGAAATAAAGGTTCCATATGAAATCAATGTGTACGGACAGCGGTGTGTCCTTACCGAGCCGTTACGGTGAGTCTGTGTTGATTGTATAACTGTTGTCTGGTTTGAAACGTCTGTTGGTTATTTGCATGTGAACGCGACATGAACCTAAACCTTCAGCCAATAGTGTTATCTTGTTGTGAACCGTTTCCTCAGCCATGCCAACTTCCCCGGTAAAGACGCGGATCCCGCTCACGAGCTTCGGTCATCTGATCACCGAGGTGAAGGTCGGTAAACGGAGTGACCCCCCTAGACTGTCTTCCCCACACACTAAGTCTGGAATGAACAGCTTCTACATCCAAGCCATAAAACggctaaatatactgaacaaaatatataaacgcaactaTTTCTATATCCTggcgtggttgtgaggccggttgtaaCGAGATTGGAGGCgctttattgtaaaaaaaaaaatatgaacatcaaaatctctggcaacagctccggtggacattcctgtagtcatcAGCCAATTGCTCGCTccttcaacttgagacatctgttgttGTCAACTGCACCAGATGAACCTGGGTAATGATcgcgctgtttaatcagcttgttgatgtgccacagctgtcaggtggatggattatcttgtctcgggataaatgctcactaacagggatataaacacatttgaaTGGAAAATGTCAGAGATgttcttatttcagctcatgaaacacgggaccagcactttacacgttggtgtttatattttagttcaagGTATTTAATCAATACCACACCTCTACCCAATACCACACCCttaaccaataccacacctctaCCCAATACCACACCCttaaccaataccacacctctaCCCAATACCACACCTACCCAATACCACACCCAATACCACACCTCTACCCAATACCACACCTCTACCCAATACCACACCTCAATACCACACCCAATACccacaccctaccacaccccAATACCACACCTCTACCCAATACCACACCTAACCTACACCCAATACCACACCTCTACCCAATACCACACCCttaaccaataccacacctctaCCCAATACCACACCTCTACCCAATACCACACCTCTACCCAATACCACACCCttaaccaataccacacctctaCCCAATACCACACCCCtaaccaataccacacctctaCCCAATACCACACCCttaaccaataccacacctctaCCCAATACCACACCTCTACCCAATACCACACCCttaaccaataccacacctctgTCATACCACCCTCtaaccaataccacacctctgTCATACCACACCATTGACCAATACCACACCTCTGTCATCGACCCttaaccaataccacacctctgTCATCGACCACCTCTCGTCACCCttaaccaataccacacctctgtcatcgacccctaaccaataccacacctctgtcatcgacccttaaccaataccacacctctgtcatcgaccattaaccaataccacacctctgtcatcgacccttaaccaataccacacctctgtcatcgacccttaaccaataccacacccttaaccaataccacacctctgtcatcgacccttaaccaataccacacctctaACCATCCACACCTCTACCATCGACCCttaaccaataccacacctctaACCGACCTCtaaccaataccacacctctaCCATCGACCCCTAACAAATACCACACCTCTGTCATCGACCCttaaccaataccacacctctaCCATCAACCCttaaccaataccacacctctgtcatccacccttaaccaataccacacctctgtcatccacccttaaccaataccacacctctgtcatccacccttaaccaataccacacctctgtcatccacccttaaccaataccacacctctgtcatccacccttaaccaataccacacctctgTCATCGACCCCTAACCAGTACCACACCTCTGTCATCGACCCCTAACCAGTACCACACCTCTGTCATCGACCCttaaccaataccacacctctaCCATCGACCCttaaccaataccacacctctgTCATCGACCCTTAACCAAAACCACACCTCTGTCATCGACCCCtaaccaataccacacctctgtcatcgacccctaaccaataccacacctctaCCATCGACCCttaaccaataccacacctctgtcatcgacccttaaccaataccacacctctgtcatcgacccttaaccaataccacacctctgTCATCGACCCTTAACCAAAACCACACCTCTGTCATCGACCCTTAACCAAAACCACACCTCTGTCATCGACCCCtaaccaataccacacctctgTCATCGACCCTTAACCAAAACCACACCTCTGTCATCGACCCCtaaccaataccacacctctgtcatcgaccccaaaccaataccacacctctgtcatcgacccctaaccaataccacacctctaCCATCGACCCttaaccaataccacacctctgtcatcgacccttaaccaataccacacctctgtcatcgacccttaaccaataccacacctctgTCATCGACCCTTAACCAAAACCACACCTCTGTCATCGACCCCtaaccaataccacacctctgTCATCGACCCTTAACCAAAACCACACCTCTGTCATCGACCCCtaaccaataccacacctctaCCATCGACCCttaaccaataccacacctctgtcatcgacccttaaccaataccacacctctgtcatcgacccctaaccaataccacacctctgtcatcgacccctaaccaataccacacctctgtcatcgacccctaaccaataccacacctctgTCATCGACCCCTAACCAATACCATACCTACCCGGGCAGATTGATGGAATCCCCTCATACCTAATCACTGTGATGTCATCAAGATGTGTCCATTCAGATTgtcctcacctgtgtgtgtgtgtgtgtgtgtgtgtgtgtgtgtgtgtaacagagacAGTTGTTTGGTATGGAGGCTCCAGCCACTGTTAACCTGACTGGATGGAGGAGACATTTCAACAGCTACACACTACAGGGGAGACGCaacgtaagacacacacacacacacacacacactctgttaaCCTGACTGGATGGAGGAGACATTTCAacagctctacacacacacagacacacattagcTGCTGCTCTAGAGGAGTATTATACTGCTGACataaactctctctgtctctctctctgtctctctctctctctctctctctctctctctgtctctgtctctctctctctctgtctctctctctctctgtctctctctctctctgtctctctctctctctctgcctctctgtctctctctctgcctctctgcctctctgtttctctctctctctgtctctctgtctctctctctctctgcctctctctctctgtctctctgtctctctctctctgcctctctctctctctctctgctctctctctctctctctctctctctctctctagtttgtCCTGGCTACCTATGGTGTCCTAGCGTTGTCGGCAGCAGCCTATATGATACGCCATCGGAGTAAAGAGGACCCAAGAGTAGCCAGCCCCACTGCCTGACTGAAAAGACTGACACCCTCAATATCAATGTCCCAACGCTTTATTGGCCTGATATTGACATTGATTTCCAATACTACCGAATCAGAGATTCATAACAGCAGCACTCCCCCTTtcttctgctccctccctccctctctcttcccctctctctatcccacccctctcttcctctctctctctactgtgtctctctctactgtgtgtctctctctctctctctactgtctctctctctctcttcctctctctctctactctactctctctctctctctcttctctctctctctactgtgtgtctctctctactgtgtgtctctctctactgtgtgtctctctctctctctactgtgtgtctctctctactgtgtgtctctctctactgtgtgtctctctctactgtgtgtctctctctctctctactgtgtgtctctctctactgtgtgtctctctctactgtctctctctctctctcttcctctctctctctactgtctctctctctctctcttcctctctctctctactgtgtgtctctctctactgtgtgtctctctctctctactgtgtgtctctctctactgtgtgtctctctctactgtgtgtctctctctactgtctctctctctctctcttcctctctctctctactgtgtctctctctactgtctctctctctctctctactgtctctctctctctactgtgtgtctctctctactgtgtgtctctctctactgtctctctctctctcttcctctctctctctactgtgtctctctctactgtgtgtctctctctactgtctctctctctctctcttcctctctctctctactgtgtctctctctctctcttctctctctctctactgtctctctctactgtctctctctctactgtctctctctctactgtctctctctctactgtctctctctctctactgtctctctctctctctgtaaatgttAATAAATAGAGTTTAATCCAGTCACAATGTCTCTGTGTCGTCTTGGTTTAATCTTTAACCCAGAATAGAACCGAGCAGAATCCATCCTGGTATTCAGACTAACCAGTAACCATGACAACATACTGGCGGGAGCTCCAGGCTGCAGTGTGTACGTCTGGCCACAGGGTGgcgctgaggagagagagaatgtactacattataaactggttggttcgagtgctgattggctgaatgccatagtatatcagacagtataccacaggtatgacaagacatttgatttttttactgctctaattacattggtaaccagtttatcaTAGCAacaaggcacctcaggggtttgtggtatatgaccaatataccacggctaagggctgtgaccaggcactccgcgttgtgtcGTGCTTAAGATCAGTctttggtatattggccatatgccacCTCCCCTCTGGCCTTAATGCTTAAATATGCAGTTATATATGGTCTCTATGGAAACAAGGGCCCTTATACAGCCTACTGTAGGTAGTCTACCTTGGTAGTTATATATGGTCTCTATGGAAACAAGAGCCCTTATACAGCCTACTGTAGGTAGTCTACCTTGGTAGTTATATATGGTCTCTATGGAAACAAGGGCCCTTATACAGCCTACTGTAGGTAGTCTACCTTGGTAGTTATATATGGTCTCTATGGAAACAAGGGTCCTTATACAGCCTACTGTAGGTAGTCTACCTTGGTAGTTATATATGGTCTCTATGGAAACAAGGGCCCTTATACAGCCTACTGTAGGTAGTCTACCTTGGTAGTTATATACAGTCTCTATGGAAACAAGGGCCCTTATACAGCCTACTGTAGGTAGTCTACCTTGGTAGTTATATATGGTCTCTATGGAAACCAGGGCCCTTATACAGCCTACTGTAGGTAGTCTACCTTGGTAGTTATATATGGTCTCTATGGAAACAAGGGCCCTTATACAGCCTACTGTAGGTAGTCTACCTTGGTAGTTATATATGGTCTCTATGGAAACAAGAGCCCTTATACAGCCTACTGTAGGTAGTCTACCTTGGTAGTTATATATGGTCTCTATGGAAACAAGAGCCCTTATACAGCCTACTGTAGGTAGTCTACCTTGGTAGTTATATACGGTCTCTATGGAAACAAGGGCCCTTATACAGCCTACTGTAGGTAGTCTACCTTGGTAGTTATATATGGTCTCTATGGAAACAAGGGTCCTTATACAGCCTACTGTAGGTAGTCTACCTTGGTAGTTATATACGGTCTCTATGGAAACAAGGGTCCTTATACAGCCTACTGTAGGTAGTCTACCTTGGTAGTTATATATGGTCTCTATGGAAACAAGGGCCCATATACAGCCTACTGTAGGTAGTCATATACGGTCTCTATGGAAACAAGGGTCCTTATACAGCCTACTGTAGGTAGTCTACCTTGGTAGTTATATACGGTCTCTATGGAAACAAGGGTCCTTATACAGCCTACTGTAGGTAGTCTACCTTGGTAGTTATATATGGTCTCTATGGAAACAAGGGCCCTTATACAGCCTACTGTAGGTAGTCTACCTTGGTAGTTATATACGGTCTCTATGGAAACAAGGGCCCTTATACAGCCTACTGTAGGTAGTCATATACGGTCTCTATGGAAACAAGGGCCTGTCGTGCCAAATAGCGTCCCCCTCTA
This region of Oncorhynchus tshawytscha isolate Ot180627B unplaced genomic scaffold, Otsh_v2.0 Un_contig_866_pilon_pilon, whole genome shotgun sequence genomic DNA includes:
- the LOC121845247 gene encoding ATP synthase membrane subunit K, mitochondrial-like, whose protein sequence is MKSMCTDSGVSLPSRYAMPTSPVKTRIPLTSFGHLITEVKRQLFGMEAPATVNLTGWRRHFNSYTLQGRRNFVLATYGVLALSAAAYMIRHRSKEDPRVASPTA